The Penaeus vannamei isolate JL-2024 chromosome 39, ASM4276789v1, whole genome shotgun sequence genome includes the window TCTGAACAAATTCCTAAAGCCAATGGTGAAGGTTTGTAGTGCATTTTGGATGTTGTTTTGAATGTTTTCTGATGTGATTAATGACAGTGCTTGGCAGTCAAGTTGGTTGGGTTTTAGTTTTGCTGCGAAGCGTAAAAGTTGGATtaactttgctctctctctcacacacacacacacacacacacacacacacacacacacacacacacacacacacacacacacacacacacacacacacacacacacacacacacacacacacacacacacacacacacacacacacacacacacacacacacacacacacacacacacacacacacacacacacacacacacacacacacacacacacacacacacacacacacacacacacacacacacacacacacacacacacacacatacatttatttatttatttatttacatatatttagttatttatttatggtattgtatgaaaataatgataataatgatgatactgattataatgattataattgcaacaataataataatgataataacagtgatatggaaacctatgatgatgatgattatgataataataattataactaataatggcagcaataatggtaataatgaaaatagtaatgataaagatagtaatattatatgataataatgataataacaataacaatatcaatgacagtatcagtaccaataacaaaaacagaacaagaacaattattatttttgttgttgttgttacaattattatgattatcattactgttgttataattattgcaattacgATTACTGAAACTGCTACtactaattgttgttgttattattattattattattattattattattattattattattattattattattattattattattattatcattatcattttttattgttattattattattattattattattattattattattattattattattattattattattattattgttattatcattattatcgttattcttatcatcatcatcatcatcatcatcatcatcatcatcatcatcatcatcatcatcatcatcatcatcatcatcatcatcatcatcatcatcatcatcatcatcatcattttgttattgttttcatcatcatcatcattatgatcatctttatgatcattattataatcatcatcatcatcatcatcattagtagtaggagtagtaatatcatcatcatcaacatcatcataatagttatgattattgatattattatcaatattatttatattattattatgattattatcattattatcattatcgttattatcatcaccatcattgttatagtgattataatgaaaatgatgatcataatgtttatgattatgatgataataatattattgacaatggtattgatattaatgatgataattataatagtaataatgacaattatatggATAGtactaatggtattaataatgatgataagaataatgatgataataataaaagtgataataatgataatgataatagtattaataatagtaatgataataataatagtaatgataataatgataataataatgataataataataatagtaataataataataataatattgataatgataataatgattgttattattattattattatccttattattgttattattattattattattattattattattattattattattattattattattattattattattattattataatgatacaattattattcatatacaatttaattttgataataatagtattagtattaatgataatagtagtgctaTCCAagaaatggtagtgataatgataacaatcttaataacaatattcatgacagtaatgatgataataatgacagtgataataagaaagtaattataatagtaataatattaatgattaatataatgatattaacaaagataataataataataattatgataatgttaataatgataatgataatcatgaaaataaaattaataattttgataatggtaatgctaatgctaatgacaaaaaatgaatataatgataatggtaaagatgataataatagtgataactgatattattatcattatgaatattgttgttattgatcttgtcattatcattgatattattattattactgttattattattattattattattattattattattattattattattattattattattattattattattattattattattattattattattattattattattattattgatgttattattattagtgatattgttttagaattgctatcattatcacccttattttttatattatcattgttattatgatttttattgttaacattatttttatttctattgatattaaaaacaatatagatatcaataatggcattgttattattattttattgttatttttcattattattattattattattattattattattattattattattattataataataataattataattattattattattattattattattattattattattattattattattattattattattattattattattattattattattattattattattattattattattattattaacattagtgttgttattgttattattattattattgttatttttttttattattatcattattattagtagtagtagtagtagtagtaatattattattatcatcatcattgtcactattaatgttttttgtcattgttattgcttttgttattattattactattattgttattatttttattgttgttatttattattattattattagtagtagtagtagtagtagtagtagtagtagtattagtattattgttaatattattactgttattattattatttttattattattattattattattattattattattattattattattattattattattattattattattattattattattattattattatttttattattattattattattattaatggtattattgttgttattattactaatattattatcattatcattgttattattaagatcattatatctattgttattattatcattattattattattattattattattattattattattattattattattattattattattattattattattattgttgttattaatattatcattgttattaatactttattgatatcattattattgttatgattgttactgttatttcattgttattcttattgttgttgttattcataattattgttattatttaacattgatattgttgttattgttaatattgtccctatcattattgtctttttggGATAACACACAACCAAAATCAGGACCATCAGTTGAATTTCAGGAATTCTATTATACTGATGTAGTGTATAAGCTTAATGAATGTTATTCCTGTGTGAAAGGGAAATTAATGCTAATATACCCCTACTTTGGTTTAATATTCTTGTACAGCTTTgcaggaaaaaaaagttaaacataaTGTACATTTCAGAGGGATAGCTTGGCCAGAAGAGGTAAATAGACGTTGCTGATGCTAGGGGGCCATTGGGTTGGCCATGAATATTCCTCGATAATCTCTAGTTGTAGTGTTTGTTTCCTGAATTATGCTGTTTGTAATGCTGTGAGAGACTACCACAGGGACAAGGGAAACAGAAAATACATGATGTTTCTGAATTCCTTTGATCAGAGGTGTCAATATCAGACGAGGATTTAAAATCTTGAAACGAACAGCCTTATTTTGTGAAACTCTTTTGCACAGGAACAGGGCAGCATGGAGGAAGACGAGAATATTTGTGGTCAGATGAAGCAACAGAGAAACTGGTAATGATGGTGAAGGAAAATTACGCGAAGGTTATAGGGGGAAGAGATGCAAGGGAAGAAGTCTTTCGTGAGATCACCAAAAAACTTGTGGAATATGTAAGTGTAGTGGGTGTTGATACTTGTTCTCTGTTGTGTTTTCCTTTGTGAATATCATGTTTTCTTGCAGATATAGATCTGATTTTTATTGTAGTTTCTTTTCTATTgatgttctttttcctctttttcatcttctgatccctttttaattttgattttagaATGAAAAGGTTATGGGATGTGCCATttacttgtacttttttttttcttttcttttctttttttgaagtcGACATTTTTCCTTAAACGAAGATCTAGTAAAATAATACTTTATTCATAAACTATTTGACTGCATTTTCTTTTAgccataaatagatttttttgcaTACATAACCCATTGttactcatttttctttcattagatGAGTATGGATAATGATTTGAAGAATTTTAAAccaatgtataattttttttgcttattatgataatacgaataatgaaaaagaagttGCACATATTACATTTAATGATACTGTTTAGATCTGTATTAAATGTTTAGATTTTCATGTTATAACAAGATGAAGTAGAATAGAAAaccatgtagaaaaggtatgaatgagaatgaagtgTATTTAACCAGGTTCAAAtaccatgtatttctgacgaagatatatttagAACTGGTTGAATACATATCTCATATTGTGAAGATATGTAGTAATATTCTGTTATTATAACAAACTTTATTCGTACAAGATTTTATAGTAATCTGTTTTGCAAGATAAAGTAAATTAGGATGCCATTATAGTCTAGTAATATTCTTATGACTGTTATTTATAGGTACTGTTAAATAtcgtatattttttcatattttcaaatGACAATAATTTACAGTATGCAGTCTTTTCCAGATTCCAGGCATCACAATCAGACAAGTTCATATGAAATGGAAGAACCTAAAACAGAGATTCAAGAAATACGAACTAAAGAAATCCAAAGATAGATACCGTGTCAAAGAACCTCTTTGCTACAATTTGCTGTGTTCATTTCTTGAAAGACCGACAGTCCCTACATATGATGTGATATGTTGCGAttttgatgaagaagaagaggaacttcTGCAGCAGCACCAAAGACACCAGCTCCAGTTACAGCCCCAGAAACAACGATTGCAGCAACAGCAAGTAGGTATAATTCCCACCATTGAAATGATAGAGGAAATATCGCCCACAGACAGCTGTACTAGAATATCAGAGAAAACCACAGACACCAACAAGAGACGAAAACTGGACAAGCTCACAGCAAGTCAGAGGAGAATGGAGTCATTGTTCAGCGAAGTTCTTAgtgagatgaagaagaacaactcTGTCATGGAAAGCTTTTTTACCGACTTTAGGAACATtatgaaaagaaatgaggagcATCAACTTGAACTAATCAGAACTCTGAAGGAACGTAATCAAATCCTGAAGCAGGCTGTTCAGAAGTGATATAATCATGTGTATATGGACTCATCTTCATTCACCAGTGCCATCTTCATAGTTCTGTACAGATAGACAATAGTTTTGTCTGAAatagaatatctctctctctctctctctctctctctctctctctctctctctctctctctctctctctctctctctctctctctctctctctctctctctctctctgttatatattattatatatgagtTAAATTTTAGTGTACTTGCAGTATTGTTTCACTTATTAAACCAGGATATTGCTGAAAGATTCATTTATTAGTATCAGATTTAATTATTAAAAAATTGATGCTAGTGGCACACAAAAATGTTGATTAACAGAATTTAAAAATATGTTCTTTTGATACGAAGGTGTCTGGCTCAAATACTTTGTAAGTGACCGTTTTTTTGTTACTGATGACAAAGCAAGAAAGATATAGGCCAAGGAAAAATACCCATATGCCAGGTATCAGTAGATCTAGGCCTTATTTTTGTCATAAATATGATTCTTACGACAACATTCTGATAAACTCTGTTTATCAATCTtttgaaaggaagatgaagacatTCACCTGAATGGGTAGCTGTTTTGTCTAGTTTatgcacttttttcttttctttctttattcagaaATTATCGCAATTTTGGTTCCTCTAATAATATTCAAGTATATTATTTTGTGCCATTATGCAAAATAGTACTTTTTTAGTTAATCTATATGAAAAGACCTGTGAAAATAGAGAAATTGTGAATTAAAATTTCACAAACTAGTCATAGGGAAGAAcaattatttacaaatatatggacatagtattttttttcttttactactttTTCCTATCAAAAACTGTGATACAGGAAATCCAAGGAAATAAAACATTTCAAGAACCACTTTAATACTGTATTTATTTCTTAAAATCCACAGAATAAAGCATAATCAAAATTATTGGGCAATAACTTGTCCATCTTAGGCGGTGGTTCTCAAACTGCATGCCATGGAACTCTCTCTCAAATGTGCTGTGGAATAAATTTAGCTCTGGAATGTAAATTTGACATCAAAGCCATATTTCCAAAGACTGCTAATGCTCACAAAAATTATCTGCTCCTACCATCTGTGGGCAGTTTGAGTGCCTGGCAAGGCGATTTGAAAAGTATTTTCCAAATATTTCAGCTAAAAATTATGATTGGCTGAGAAATTTACTTGTTCATGATCCATCAAATAAGCCACAATTTGGCTTGCTTAAGAAGAGGAATTAAGTAATATTTGAAATGACTCCACTGTAAAACTCAACAACTTTGAAATGACATTTGAAACATTTCAGATTCATACAGAGGATGAAATGTTACATATTCATCAAATGGGTCAGAAAATTCTTTTTCAGTTCTTAATCTCACTAGTGCAAACTATAGTTCTCAACATTCACTAACATAAAAACATATTGTTGATATTCAAATACAGTCAAggatatatggcatatatattgtcatatactTTATTCTCATATAGGAATGTAGTTACACATTATTTGCAGAGTTCTAAATATGCAAACACTTGTTGAAGgcctactatacatatatatatgaatgtattttccAAATGTGGTTGTGTCAAAAGTTGGTGTGACATGTATGTCAAATATATTTCTTTAGTGTATCTTCATACAATAAAGTTTGAGAACCACTGGTCCAATGAatgtttagagagaaaaaaacattttgcaTAACAGAGAAcacttttatattttcatatttctgtccTTAAGTTTTATTCATGTGTAATCTTTCTGTTATCTGTACATAATATCTTCATTTGTACTTTTTGCTTGCTGTAAATATTTGAAGTAATTTATTGTGGTTAGACTGTAAAAGTTACACATGAATTTATAGATTTCAATAGCaagattttattattttgattaaataCTTTGACGTGTTTAATTCTCTCTGGTTTCCACAGTGTTGACAAACTGGTGAAAATCTCTAGCGAGTAATTTTGGTCGCTCCATGGCTGCAAAATGTCCACCTACCAACTGGTCGCTGAAAAATTTAAGATTAATGATGAGTGCCTTAATTATTGTTTTTCACACAATCATATAAAAATCTCAAATACTGCTGTTACCAATGCTAATAGGCTCATAGTGTTATCAGTGATTTAAAGACTAATGCAAGAAGACAAAATAATGGTGACAGGTGAAGAAACATAGTCATTTATTCataatctctcttttttaatatatGCAATTCATCttaaaaataagaatttaaagatCAAAGAAATAATTCAGTAATGACTACTGAAAGGATAAACAAGTAAAATCAGGAAAATACCGACCTGTAGCTGACAATATCATAGAACTTGTGAGCAATAAAGTTTTTTGGTTGGTTTAGGAGGTCGTGAGGGAAGGCAGACATGGCCGACGGCACACGACAAGGAATACTACAAGAAAGATAacagaaaacaatgaaacaatTAAATTCATAAACCAACAAAAATTGCcattataataatcttttaaattatcaccataatggtcattactaaaattatcattactataatcattcatCATATAAAGCTGGCACTCATAAAAAATACtgtaattatcacttttatatctgaattatcattgttataatcatacagtgtaaaaaaaaagagaaaaaaattatcataatcttgatatgaattaccattatcataactattctttgtaattatttgtatatgcattatacagtatatattttccATACCTGTCAAGGTTGTTTGCCACGGCCTTTGGACTGAAGTTTTCAGCATAGTAACGCACACTTGTTGTGATGGAACCAGTGAACCTGCAATTATTCAACATTATTTACCTTCTCTTATCAGTAAGTATTGAATGATCATtacaatacacataaacacacacacacacacacacacacacacacacacacacacacacacacacacacacacacacacacacacacacacacacacacacacacacacacacatatatataacttaaaaatgaaattaaaaacagGTGTGTCTAAGAAAGATAATCATTtcataaatatatcaaaatgagTAGCCATAATTTAAATTAAATAATGGATAACAACTGAAATATAAAGGACATTTCTTACCAATAAATGCAGATGTTATCCAAGATCTTGTCGATATCAATAGGGAAATGTTTGTGCAGAAGCCCCCCATTCACTTCTTTGTAATTATCTCTGTGAGTCCAAGAACTGAATTTCTCCATTATATATGCAGCTAAACTAACAGGGCTTTGGTTCAATGCTGCACCTGTAATTACATAAATTTCTCTCTTAGCAAAAGTTAAATTGGGGAAGAAGATGAAATGGATCAGAATAATTAAGATGAGACTGAGTGACAGAGAACAGAGAGTTTGTGAAAACTAAAGAGACTGAGTAAGAGAAAGTAATTaataggaggaagaacaagaaacaaagaggaaatcggaaaaaaataaatctttactTGTAGGTAAAAATGTTGAATATAATAGCAAAGTAAGAGAGGCTAATAttttactattaaccataatcCACAGTTAAAAAACAttactttttttccatttactttCTTACCGTCTCTCCCTTACCAATAGTATCTGGTTTTGTAGCCTGGATATGTAGATAGCCAGTCTCACGAGCAAACATGCCAAACTTTTCTGTTAAGGGATAGAGTTTTTCCTGGTCTTCATGAGATACCACAATGCCTGCTGGAAGAATGGCTCCCAGAATCAGCTTCAAATTAGGTCCTAGGCTGTTGGCCACAAACATGTTGAGATGGATACCCAGTATACTGTTGGGAAAATGGTAATCGTGTTAGTGCCAGCAGATGATTTATATTAGGTAAATTACAGATTATTACCACataaataaagttaaaaaaaaataaatgaaactaaTACACACAATACAGCTCAATGATCAGCATTGCCTTATAGTAGTTATAATCCTCTACAGACACAAAgacggaaataaaaataatttctatGAGAGGTCCTTAAATTTCAACTGAGAGGAATTGTAATGCATTTCAGTCAAACTAAACTCACTTCTCAGGGTACATGGTAGCCATACTTGTTGCAATGATTGAGCCCCAGTCACCACCCTGAAGGTAGAACTGGTCATATCCCAGCCTTTTCATAAGCTTTAAGAATATCTGTGCTGTTTCCAAGTGGCTAAGACCTGAAAAGGAATATGAGCATGTCTTACATATAAAAAAGGTATTTCTGGTAATCATCAAGCATTATATATTTCATGGCTTATTTTGATGATGAGATGGCATCATTTTACCTTGTTTAGCTGAGCCCTGAGAGAATCCATATCCTGGTATTGAAGGACATATAACTTCAAACACAACATTGCTGTCCTCCTGTGGTGTGGTCAAGAGAGGCATGATATCGTAAAATTCCACAAAAGTGCCAGGCCATCCATGTATAAGTAGGAGTGGTAGTACTTTTATATTCTTGGCACCCTTTGTCTGGGCACTACCTCGCATGAAGTGGATATCTAAACCTTCAATTTTGGTCCTGGAAAAGGGAAATaggtactaatactaataatacatataaaaatggatTGACCTTACCACTTCATgcaaaagcacatacacaaacataaatacacacatgtacacatacacatacatacacatgcacacatacacacacactcatacatatatgcgcacatgCTTGCTCTCACCCACAAAAacatatgcacagtatatatgAAAGACTGACATATTTTCCACATATCTAAATGTTCTTTACATATTAACAGTGACCACTTCTCAAGTATTCAAACTGATGTTTTCATTAACAGCAACCATGACAAAACACCCAACAAAGTCTTACCCAACCATAAAACGAAACTTCTAAGACAACAGCACATGAACACAAAAACATGTCAGGAACACTAACatgaaatgaggataataattaagaagagcttctctctttctccagtcgtATTTGAGTCGCCAGTGCTGCACAATCTCCTTCAGGGTATTCTGGTTCATCCCATAGGTGAAGTTGGCATTCTCAAGGGGGGGTGTGAGGCGTAGGGGCAAGGAAAGCCGAGCCTTCAGATCATCAAGGTCCTGAGTGGAAGTTTttaaaaatttaactttatgGGAAAACACACAAAGCGCTCTGTATTATGGTTAATAGAAATGACTTTTATTGGCACCTAAGAATGATTATGTAtctagaatgaaaataataatttggtTAATACTAAAACTGTATACACTGGGTCAAAGATCAAGGTTTatatggtataaaaaaaaaaaaaaaattgataagatTTAATTTTTTGACATGACAATACAGAACTATGTAGATATGATATGGCTTATCTAAAATGAAGAGATCTTCAAgaatataaatagacaaaagatTAGATAAGCATAttcacaaatgtagaaaaaaaaaattctataatTTCTTTAGTGAATAGAAAAGCAAATTTTCACGATACTTCTGAATCAATAAATACCATGCTCTCCATAGTCCTTATcatctattatttcatttatctatctaaataactatctatctatgcatctatatacctacctacctacctgtctacttaccagtctatctatctatatatctttctctctttctctctatatatatatgtctattcatctatttatctatctatatgtctattcatctatccatctatcaacctatctatttatctgtctatctatcatctatctatatacctatctatcagtttCATACATAAACAAGTTGATCACTAGCATATTATTAAATAACTATAACTAACATATTATTAAATAACTACAACTAACATATTATTAAAAtaacatatattaaaatattatcaaCCTTTCTAGTAAAAAGAAATTCACCTCTTCTAACTACTTCATCcaaatttgtaaataaaaaatatcaaaattatcttatTAGAGAAAATTGTATACGTCATACTTATTTCCAACCTCGTTAGTGCAGTCAAACCTACCTGATTGGAAATGGCAATTTTGAAGTTCCTGACAGAATCATCTCCCTTCTCGCGCTCTCCGGGTCCCCACCATGGATCAGGATCGAGTTCTGGCATGGGAGATTCTGCCATGgacttctctcttattttgtaaAGCAAGGCCGCTATTACTATAGCCGCCGAAAAGAGTTTCATCCATGACATCTGTGGATAAAGCAATAGTTTAGAATGAAACTGACATTGTACGTAAAGCTGTCCGTCTGACTAGACTATGGAAAATGCTCTACTTCAGGGTTGTTGAATTCATTTACCCAAGTGAGCCACTTTTCACCACGGAATCACGAGTCGATGCAACGAATCGGCCATGCGTAAAAAGGCAGAATGCTATTACAACCATTAAAGAaacacaataatagaaataaaaactagGAGTTCATGTGATAATATTTAAAGACGAAGAGCTGGCTTAATTAATTAATCACGTGCCTCAGGCTGCACGTTGGAGTGTAGCAAGCAGTCGTGGGCCGCTTGTTTGCTTTACATTCAGCGCCAGTGGTGTCAAACACGCAGCCTGTAACACACTTCCTATTTCAGTCTTACAGTCGGCCGTTTTACATGACTAATTAAGCCGGTCCTTCGTCTTTTAAGAATATCACCAACACTCTAACAGGTATTTCTATTATAGTGTTCttttaatgaatgaaaaaaaacatggatatcATACCACGGGCTAATTGTGTCTCCTGGGATGATTGAAATTATGATCGCCTTGAAGGAAAATAACGTCATATACAATTTGTCCCCATTAATATGACCATCTAAAATCTGATTAGTAAAATCAACTATATGTGAGGCACATGTTACCAGTTCTAGTAATGTAATATACGAGAAACCAGGTAATGGCCCTCAGGATGATATAAGAAGGACCTGTTATCATATAATATGGACTTTTTAGTTGTAGGATATAACGTGTTCATTCTGGTATTCCCTGCAATGTTCAAGACAGATAACAGGATTGTACACTCTACGTGAGATCGGAAGGATGGCTTTTGATCTGATATTAGCGATGAAAATTTCCGTACTAAGGGAccagtagttatatatatatatatatatatatatatatatatatatatatatatatatatatacatatatatatatatatatatatatatatatatatatatgtgtgtgtgtgtgtgtgtgtgtgtgtgtgtgtgtgtgtgtgtgtgtgtgtgtgtgtatgtatatatatatatatatatatatatatatatatatatatatatatatatatatatatatgtttatgtatatatgtgtatatatatataatatatatatatatatatatatatatatatatatatatatatatatatatatactgtatatatgtgtgagtgtctgtgtgtttatagatatagaaatatatatatgcgcttatatttgtatataagtatatatatatatatatatatatatatatatatatatatatatatatatatgtgtgtgtgtgtgtgtgtgtgtgtgtgtgtgtgtgtgtgtgtatgtatgtatgtatgtatgtatatatatacatatatacatatatatatacatatatacatatatacatacacgcacgtttCGCAGGGTTGGCAACCATCGGATTCTCTAAAGGGGTGGGCGGCAGATGGGTTTCTGCATCCTAACCGCAGCCAGCGGTTGCCTTCCCTTCGGGACCCACAAACCGTCTCGCTGGCGGGTTGGCATTtccattcattttattcattgcTAGAGGACACCTTTATTTGGGGCAATGCTGGCGAGTGCGACAGAGTTGCTAACCATCCCGTGTCTGCCTTGCTCTTTGCAGCATTATGGTCGACTGCCACAATTACGGGGGGATTAGGAATGGCTAAGAGTACAGGTAGGCATCATTGCACCAGCACGGTTATTAAGTGTGATTTCCCCAATCACTGGCCAGGCCGCAGCAAAGGTCACCGTCTCCAGCTGGGTGTCATGTCCATCTACAGCAGAGTTCAGCTTTCCCTACGAGATTTAGGTCCAGGTAATAGGTATATAATCGTAACGAGATTTCAGCACTCGCTTAGCATTATGCCTCTTGATGTACACTCCACTAATATAATCTTGGCGTGAAAGAGATGATCTTAGGTTAAACTTCAGCTTCAGTGCAATAGCCGGATGTGATCCAATTGGCC containing:
- the LOC113815870 gene encoding uncharacterized protein isoform X2, translating into MDSKEEATATSGNVTLEIPASVPSYVIISEQIPKANGEGQHGGRREYLWSDEATEKLVMMVKENYAKVIGGRDAREEVFREITKKLVEYIPGITIRQVHMKWKNLKQRFKKYELKKSKDRYRVKEPLCYNLLCSFLERPTVPTYDVICCDFDEEEEELLQQHQRHQLQLQPQKQRLQQQQVGIIPTIEMIEEISPTDSCTRISEKTTDTNKRRKLDKLTASQRRMESLFSEVLSEMKKNNSVMESFFTDFRNIMKRNEEHQLELIRTLKERNQILKQAVQK
- the LOC113815870 gene encoding uncharacterized protein isoform X1, yielding MDSKEEATATSGNVTLEIPASVPSYVIISEQIPKANGEGTGQHGGRREYLWSDEATEKLVMMVKENYAKVIGGRDAREEVFREITKKLVEYIPGITIRQVHMKWKNLKQRFKKYELKKSKDRYRVKEPLCYNLLCSFLERPTVPTYDVICCDFDEEEEELLQQHQRHQLQLQPQKQRLQQQQVGIIPTIEMIEEISPTDSCTRISEKTTDTNKRRKLDKLTASQRRMESLFSEVLSEMKKNNSVMESFFTDFRNIMKRNEEHQLELIRTLKERNQILKQAVQK
- the LOC113815867 gene encoding juvenile hormone epoxide hydrolase 1 isoform X2 codes for the protein MSWMKLFSAAIVIAALLYKIREKSMAESPMPELDPDPWWGPGEREKGDDSVRNFKIAISNQDLDDLKARLSLPLRLTPPLENANFTYGMNQNTLKEIVQHWRLKYDWRKREALLNYYPHFMTKIEGLDIHFMRGSAQTKGAKNIKVLPLLLIHGWPGTFVEFYDIMPLLTTPQEDSNVVFEVICPSIPGYGFSQGSAKQGLSHLETAQIFLKLMKRLGYDQFYLQGGDWGSIIATSMATMYPENILGIHLNMFVANSLGPNLKLILGAILPAGIVVSHEDQEKLYPLTEKFGMFARETGYLHIQATKPDTIGAALNQSPVSLAAYIMEKFSSWTHRDNYKEVNGGLLHKHFPIDIDKILDNICIYWFTGSITTSVRYYAENFSPKAVANNLDSIPCRVPSAMSAFPHDLLNQPKNFIAHKFYDIVSYSDQLVGGHFAAMERPKLLARDFHQFVNTVETREN
- the LOC113815867 gene encoding juvenile hormone epoxide hydrolase 1 isoform X1, whose translation is MMSWMKLFSAAIVIAALLYKIREKSMAESPMPELDPDPWWGPGEREKGDDSVRNFKIAISNQDLDDLKARLSLPLRLTPPLENANFTYGMNQNTLKEIVQHWRLKYDWRKREALLNYYPHFMTKIEGLDIHFMRGSAQTKGAKNIKVLPLLLIHGWPGTFVEFYDIMPLLTTPQEDSNVVFEVICPSIPGYGFSQGSAKQGLSHLETAQIFLKLMKRLGYDQFYLQGGDWGSIIATSMATMYPENILGIHLNMFVANSLGPNLKLILGAILPAGIVVSHEDQEKLYPLTEKFGMFARETGYLHIQATKPDTIGAALNQSPVSLAAYIMEKFSSWTHRDNYKEVNGGLLHKHFPIDIDKILDNICIYWFTGSITTSVRYYAENFSPKAVANNLDSIPCRVPSAMSAFPHDLLNQPKNFIAHKFYDIVSYSDQLVGGHFAAMERPKLLARDFHQFVNTVETREN